A region from the Colius striatus isolate bColStr4 chromosome 12, bColStr4.1.hap1, whole genome shotgun sequence genome encodes:
- the LOC133626475 gene encoding RING finger protein 223, translating into MAQPAQKGGVGQGGQQEDEAAAAAAPSYEDYECKICYNYFDQERRAPKLLECLHTFCQECLSQLHLRAAQQPPAAEPGPGPSRSPGGSLACPLCRHRTALPDHRVNGLPVNTKLAASCPPQLRARDPLPQDSLPPLPPRRPPRAREAAAALAPPPPAHAGRSGPRSSGGGYESCQSCKRAALSAGCVCVVVSFLSMVVLLFTGLIFVNQYGGDAGPGASASPSPVGPICLSVASILALFSVVVTWLICWLKYRPEAAAAATANGTARGRAAAARRSDT; encoded by the coding sequence ATGGCCCAGCCGGCGCAGAAGGGCGGCGTAGGGCAGGGCGGGCAGCAGGAGGATGAGGCGGCGGCAGCTGCCGCCCCCAGCTATGAGGACTACGAGTGCAAGATCTGCTACAACTACTTCGACCAGGAGCGGCGGGCGCCCAAGCTGCTGGAGTGCCTGCACACCTTTTGCCAGGAGTGCCTGAGCCAGCTGCACCTGCGGGCCGCCCAGCAGCCTCCCGCCGCcgagccggggccggggcccAGCCGCTCTCCTGGTGGCTCCCTGGCGTGCCCGCTCTGCCGCCACCGCACGGCGCTGCCCGACCACCGCGTCAACGGCCTCCCCGTCAACACCAAGCTGGCCGCCTCCTGCCCGCCGCAGCTGCGGGCCCGCGACCCGCTGCCCCAGGACAGCCTGCCTCCGCTGCCGCCCCGCCGCCCACCCCGTGCCCGGGAGGCGGCGGCCGCCCTcgccccgccgcctcccgcccacGCCGGCCGGTCTGGGCCGCGCTCCTCGGGCGGCGGCTACgagagctgccagagctgcaaGCGGGCGGCGCTGAGCGCCGGCTGCGTGTGCGTCGTCGTCTCCTTCCTCTCCATGGTGGTGCTGCTCTTCACCGGCCTCATCTTCGTCAACCAGTACGGCGGCGACGCCGGGCCCGGCGCCTCGGCCTCGCCGTCGCCGGTGGGGCCCATCTGCCTGTCGGTGGCCAGCATCCTCGCCCTCTTCTCCGTCGTCGTCACATGGCTCATCTGCTGGCTCAAGTACCGGccagaggcggcggcggcggcgactGCCAACGGCAccgcgcggggccgggcggcggccgcCCGCAGGAGCGACACGTAG